The Papaver somniferum cultivar HN1 chromosome 3, ASM357369v1, whole genome shotgun sequence genome includes a region encoding these proteins:
- the LOC113357981 gene encoding uncharacterized protein LOC113357981, with product MQLTSPLKRGPLLRTTSGGEAWVKYYWEKQPYNVCDQCFVIDHSDDNCEQIAQQLQLDSMSAEEYEAWSLEQEEDFVDGAAPEGNNGDVNINGENGLGTLITSTSVTSQDGSLLVDNFGENVDNSEERNSKRYRGTSEPFQNNINSNQSISSLLISPITRSNQPNLKIAATNMTINQPESSTGNLIEPMDGVEMEEIEAESAVEGDLTLINIMEAAKKGTTLGARPSQV from the coding sequence ATGCAACTAACATCCCCACTTAAGAGAGGTCCTTTGCTAAGAACAACATCTGGAGGTGAAGCCTGGGTTAAGTATTACTGGGAAAAACAACCTTACAATGTGTGCGACCAATGTTTTGTCATTGATCATTCTGATGACAACTGTGAACAAATCGCACAACAGTTACAACTCGATTCGATGTCAGCTGAAGAGTATGAAGCTTGGAGTCTGGAACAAGAAGAGGATTTTGTAGATGGGGCTGCCCCTGAAGGAAACAATGGTGATGTTAACATTAATGGGGAGAATGGATTGGGTACTCTTATCACTAGTACGAGTGTTACCAGCCAAGATGGGTCCTTATTGGTGGATAATTTCGGTGAAAATGTGGATAACTCAGAGGAAAGGAATAGCAAAAGATATCGAGGTACTTCCGAACCATTTCAAAACAACATCAACTCTAATCAATCGATTTCATCCCTTCTCATCTCTCCAATCACTCGTTCTAATCAACCCAATCTGAAAATCGCAGCTACAAACATGACCATTAATCAACCTGAGTCATCTACTGGCAATCTAATTGAACCCATGGATGGTGTGGAAATGGAGGAAATTGAGGCGGAAAGTGCAGTTGAAGGTGATCTTACACTGATTAATATCATGGAGGCTGCTAAAAAG